The Microbacterium esteraromaticum genome contains the following window.
TCGACCGGCACATCTCGCAGAACTGGCGAATGTCGGCATTGCTGGACTCGTACGTCGCCTCGGTACCGGCGCAGCAGCGCCTGGGCAAGCGCTGGTTCTCGGGGTCGGCCGATGCCATCCTGCAGAGCCTGAATCTGGTGCAGGACGAGAAGCCCGACATCGTCGTGGTGATCGGCGCCGACCACGTCTACCGGATGGACTTCCAGCAGATGGTCGACGCGCACGTGGCATCCGGGGCGTCGGCGACGGTCGCGGGCATCCGACAGCCCCTCGCGCTCGCCTCGCAGTTCGGCGTCATCGACGCCGATGAGCAGACCGGGCGGATCCGCGACTTCCTCGAGAAGCCCAGCGATCCCGTCGGGCTCACCGATTCCCCCAACGAGGTGCTCGTGTCGATGGGCAACTACGTCTTCAACACCGATGCCCTCATCGCCGCGGTCGAGGCGGATGGCGAGTCCGCGACCTCGGGGCACGATATGGGCGGCGACATCATTCCCTACTTCGTCGAGCGTGGCGAGGCCGGGTACTACGACATGAAGAGCAACGAGGTACCGGGGTCGTCACCGCGCGACCGTTCGTACTGGCGCGACGTGGGGACGATCGATTCGTACTTCGACGCCCACATGGACCTGATCTCGACGCTGCCGATCTTCAACCTGTACAACACGGCGTGGCCGATCCGCACACAGAGCGTGAACACTCCGCCGGCGAAGTTCGTACGCGATGCCGTCGGACGCATCGGCAACGCGATCGATTCGGTCGTCGCCGCAGGCTCGGTGCTGTCGGGAACCCACCTGGAGCGCAGCGTCGTCGGTGTCGGCGGCGTCGCGCTGGGAGGATCGACGATCACCGATTCGGTGCTGCTCGACCAGGTGCAGATCGGCTCGGGCGCGCGGGTGCACCGTGCCGTGCTCGACAAGAACGTCGTCCTCGAAGACGGTGCCACCGTCGGCGTGGACCGCGAACGCGACCTCGAACGCGGGTTCACAGTGACCGAGTCCGGCATCACAGTGGTCGGCAAGGGCATCCGCATCGCACGGTGACGGTGCGCGTCACGCGGTGGCATCCGCGTCTTGCGGTGACGGTACGCTCGACGGGTGACCGCCGCGCGCTTTCTCGTCGTCCTCGATGCTGACTCCACACTGATCCGCAACGAGGTGATCGAGTTGCTCGCCGACGAGGCGGGCCGCCGCGCCGAGGTGCAGGCGGCCACCGAGGCCGCGATGCGCGGCGAGGTCGACTTCGCCGACAGCCTGCGCTCGCGCGTCGCCGCGCTGCGAGGAGTTCCGGTGGAGGCGTTCGCGCGCGTGCGCGCACGCATCGAACCGACGCCCGGCGTGCGCGAACTGACGGATGCTGTGCATCAGCGCGGCGGAGTCGTGGGCGTCGTCTCGGGCGGATTCCACGAGATCCTCGACGAGGTCGCCCCCGCGCTGGGCGTCGACCGGTGGCGGGCGAACCGCCTCGCGGTCGATGACGGCGTGCTCAGCGGTGCCGTCGAGGGCGAGATCGTGGATGCCGCCGCCAAGGCAGCATCGCTGACGGCGTGGGCGGCAGAGCTCGGCGTCGCGCCGCATGCGACGATCGCGATTGGCGACGGCGCGAACGATCTTCACATGATGGCAACGGCTGGCCTCGGCCTCGCGTTCAACGCCAAACCCGCGGTACGCGCCGCGGCGGCGCTCGTCGTCGGGCCGCAGGATCTCTCCGAGGTCATCCCGCTGCTTCCCTGACACAGCTGCTTCCTGACACCACTCCTTTCCTGACACCTCGGGGGCGCATACAGCTGCGCGGCGATGACCCTGCCGGATGTCGGCGAGGCGTCGTATCGTACGGGCATGGACATCATCCTCGTCCCCGGGCTGTGGCTCGACGCGTCCTCATGGGCCCCGGTGCTGCCGGCGCTGCGCACTGCGGGTCATCGCCCTCGCCCGCTGACGATGCCGGGCGTCGGCTCACCAGCCCCGGAATCGTCCGGCATCGGAATGGCCGATTGGGTCGCGGCGGTGGTCGAGCAGATCGACGCCGCCGAGCACCCCGTGGTGCTCGTCGGGCATTCCGGCGGCGGCAACGTCGTATGGGGCGCCGCCGACGCCCGTCCCGAGCAGGTGCAGCACGTCGTGTTCGTCGACACTGTCCCGCCGGCGCCCGACAGCAGCATCAGCGAGTTCCCGCTCGTCGACGGTGTCGTGCCGTTCCCCGGATGGGATTTCTTTCCCGACGAGGATGTCTACGATCTCGACGACACCGTGCGCGAACGCACGCTACCGCTGACGCACAGCGTGCCGGCGCGCGTGCCGACCGATCCCCTGCCGCTGACGCGCGAGAGCAGGCACGGCATTCCCGTGACGCTGCTCATGGGCGCCTACGACCAGACGCGCTTTGACGCCGAGTCCGAGGGATGGGGCGAGTTCGGTCGGGAGTACCGCTCGATCGCGCACGCTCGCGTCGTGCGGGTCGGTTCGGGTCACTGGCCGCAGTTCACCGCGCCCCAACGCCTCGCCGAGCTGCTCGTCGATGCCGTAGGAGTCGACTGAACGGAATCAGTGCCCCATGCCGAGGCCGCCGTCGACCGGGATCACTGCCCCCGAGATGTATGCGGCATCGTCACCTGCGAGCCAGGCGACCGCACCGGCGACCTCGTCAGGGGTGGCGAAGCGCCCAGCCGGGATGCTCGCCTTGTACTGCTTCTGCGTCTCTTCGGGCAGCTCGGCAGTCATGTCGGTCTCGATGAAGCCGGGAGCGACGACGTTTGCGGTGATCCCCCGCCCGCCCAGCTCGCGCGTCAGCGAGCGGGCGAAGCCGACGAGCGCGCTCTTCGACGCCGAGTAGTTGACCTGTCCGGCCGAGCCATAGAGACCCACGACGCTGGAGATGAGGATCACACGGCCGAAGCGCTTGCGCAGCATCCCCTTCGACGCACGCTTGACCACCCGGAACGTGCCGCCGAGGTTGGTGGCGACGACGCTGTCGAAGTCGTCCTCGCTCATACGCATCAGCAGAGTGTCCTTGGTGATGCCCGCGTTGGCGACGACGATCTCGATGGGACCCAGCTTCTCCTCCACCTCGGTGAAGGCGGCGTCGATCGCGGCAGCATCCGTCACGTCCGCGCGCACAGTGAGCGTGCCCTCGGGACCCTCGCCGCTGCGCGCGGTCACCGCGACGCGGTAGCCGTCGCGGACGAAACGTTCGGCGATGGCGCGGCCGATACCGCGGTTTCCACCGGTGACGAGGACGACGCGATCAGCGCTCATGTACGGGCTCCAGACTGTGGGGACGAACGCAGGCCATCCTACCGAGGGATCGAATCGCGCTCACCGTCGCACCCGCCAGCGGCTGTGCGCGCACAGCCGCGGATCCCGCGCCCTCGTGCGCGGCGTAGGCTGGAAACACTGTGAAACGCGTCCGTCATGCCCCCTCTGTCACCTCCCTGCCGCAGTCGCCGCAGGACGAGGCGAAACACCGTGTGCGCCGCTACGCGCTCACCATGGGCATCCGCACGATCTGCTTCCTGCTGATCGCCCTCGTTCAGCCATTCGGCTGGTGGACCTGGGTGTTCGCCGCCGCCGCGATCTTCCTGCCGTACATCGCGGTCGTCTACGCCAACGCCGGGAGTGACAGCACCCCGTCGAACGTCGAATCACCCACGATGCAGATCGAGGCGACGTCGGCGATGCCCCAGCCGCATCCTGACGACGCGACAGACGTGTTCACCATCCGCGAGCAGCCCGACGCCGCCCGCGACGATGTCCCGAAAGACGAGGATCGATGACCGAGGACCTCGAGTGCGCTCGCGCCGACTGCCGCGCGGCGGCCACTCACCACATCGTGTGGCGCAATCCCCGCATCCATGACGCGGATCGGCGCAAGATCTGGCCGGCATGCGATGAGCACGTCGGATTCCTCAGCGACTACCTGCGCACTCGGGAGTTCCCGGTCGAGGTCAGCGAAGGGCTGCCGTCGTGAGGCAGAAACTCCTGCGTTGGGGCGCGTATGTGCTGGTCGGGATCGCCTTCGCGATCGGATGTGTCTTTCTGGCGCAATGGCAGTTCGACCGCAACGAGTCCCGCGCGACGCAGATCGCGCTCGTGGAGGACAAC
Protein-coding sequences here:
- a CDS encoding alpha/beta fold hydrolase; amino-acid sequence: MDIILVPGLWLDASSWAPVLPALRTAGHRPRPLTMPGVGSPAPESSGIGMADWVAAVVEQIDAAEHPVVLVGHSGGGNVVWGAADARPEQVQHVVFVDTVPPAPDSSISEFPLVDGVVPFPGWDFFPDEDVYDLDDTVRERTLPLTHSVPARVPTDPLPLTRESRHGIPVTLLMGAYDQTRFDAESEGWGEFGREYRSIAHARVVRVGSGHWPQFTAPQRLAELLVDAVGVD
- a CDS encoding DUF3099 domain-containing protein, encoding MKRVRHAPSVTSLPQSPQDEAKHRVRRYALTMGIRTICFLLIALVQPFGWWTWVFAAAAIFLPYIAVVYANAGSDSTPSNVESPTMQIEATSAMPQPHPDDATDVFTIREQPDAARDDVPKDEDR
- a CDS encoding beta-ketoacyl-ACP reductase; amino-acid sequence: MSADRVVLVTGGNRGIGRAIAERFVRDGYRVAVTARSGEGPEGTLTVRADVTDAAAIDAAFTEVEEKLGPIEIVVANAGITKDTLLMRMSEDDFDSVVATNLGGTFRVVKRASKGMLRKRFGRVILISSVVGLYGSAGQVNYSASKSALVGFARSLTRELGGRGITANVVAPGFIETDMTAELPEETQKQYKASIPAGRFATPDEVAGAVAWLAGDDAAYISGAVIPVDGGLGMGH
- the glgC gene encoding glucose-1-phosphate adenylyltransferase, with the translated sequence MSAPKKVFGIILAGGEGKRLMPLTADRAKPAVPFGGQYRLIDFAISNLINSGLRQVVVLTQYKSHSLDRHISQNWRMSALLDSYVASVPAQQRLGKRWFSGSADAILQSLNLVQDEKPDIVVVIGADHVYRMDFQQMVDAHVASGASATVAGIRQPLALASQFGVIDADEQTGRIRDFLEKPSDPVGLTDSPNEVLVSMGNYVFNTDALIAAVEADGESATSGHDMGGDIIPYFVERGEAGYYDMKSNEVPGSSPRDRSYWRDVGTIDSYFDAHMDLISTLPIFNLYNTAWPIRTQSVNTPPAKFVRDAVGRIGNAIDSVVAAGSVLSGTHLERSVVGVGGVALGGSTITDSVLLDQVQIGSGARVHRAVLDKNVVLEDGATVGVDRERDLERGFTVTESGITVVGKGIRIAR
- the serB gene encoding phosphoserine phosphatase SerB — its product is MTAARFLVVLDADSTLIRNEVIELLADEAGRRAEVQAATEAAMRGEVDFADSLRSRVAALRGVPVEAFARVRARIEPTPGVRELTDAVHQRGGVVGVVSGGFHEILDEVAPALGVDRWRANRLAVDDGVLSGAVEGEIVDAAAKAASLTAWAAELGVAPHATIAIGDGANDLHMMATAGLGLAFNAKPAVRAAAALVVGPQDLSEVIPLLP